In a genomic window of candidate division KSB1 bacterium:
- a CDS encoding ATP-binding protein, whose product DRALIGTHTFQCPHHTIRDAGLIGGGRIPRPGEVSLANHGVLFLDELPEFKKNVLEVMRQPLEDGRVTISRALLSLTYPAEFMLAAAMNPCPCGFATDPHNDCSCTPPQIQKYLSRVSGPLLDRIDIHIEVPSVQYKDLASEVPGESSASIRERVMQARKLQQKRFIDKKHLFCNARMESKEIRQYCKINQEGHELLKTAITKLGLSARAYDRILKVARTIADIEGSEEIRQEFVGEAIQYRSLDRTLGASY is encoded by the coding sequence GGACAGGGCCTTGATTGGCACACACACGTTCCAGTGTCCGCATCACACGATCAGAGACGCCGGCTTAATCGGCGGTGGGCGCATTCCCAGACCCGGCGAAGTCAGTCTGGCGAACCATGGTGTTCTGTTCTTAGACGAATTGCCGGAATTTAAAAAAAATGTACTTGAAGTCATGCGCCAGCCGTTGGAGGATGGCCGGGTTACTATTTCACGGGCACTGCTTTCCCTCACCTACCCCGCTGAATTCATGCTTGCAGCGGCCATGAATCCCTGCCCGTGTGGTTTTGCAACCGATCCTCACAACGATTGTTCCTGCACGCCGCCCCAAATCCAAAAATATTTATCACGTGTCTCCGGCCCGCTTTTGGATAGAATTGATATCCATATTGAGGTGCCTTCTGTGCAATACAAAGACCTGGCAAGTGAAGTCCCAGGTGAAAGTTCGGCCTCCATACGAGAGCGTGTGATGCAGGCAAGGAAGCTTCAGCAAAAACGGTTTATAGACAAGAAACACCTGTTTTGCAACGCACGAATGGAGTCTAAGGAGATTCGGCAATATTGTAAAATAAATCAGGAAGGACACGAACTTTTGAAAACCGCAATTACCAAGCTGGGTTTATCAGCTCGGGCTTATGACCGGATATTAAAGGTGGCGAGAACAATTGCGGATATTGAGGGCTCCGAAGAAATCAGGCAGGAATTTGTAGGTGAGGCGATTCAGTATCGCAGTTTAGACAGGACTTTGGGGGCAAGTTATTAG
- a CDS encoding P1 family peptidase, translated as MKSKPAIYQFYLISILGLTILLSASISVSKNDERPRAREIGIEVGVLKPGKWNAITDVPGVKVGHTTVIRGDCVRTGVTAILPHPENLFQRKVPAAIFVGNGFGKLLGSTQIEELGNIETPILLTNTLNVPRVADALIDYMLGLPGNEDVRSVNPVVGETNDGWLNDIRGRHVSKNDVFRAIRTAKSGAVEEGCVGAGTGTICLGFKGGIGTSSRILPKSMGGFTIGVLVQSNYGGIFEINGAPVGRELENYFYKDKIKYEDGDGSCMIVVATDAPLSSRNLKRLAKRAYLALAKTGAFSSNGSGDYVIAFSNNSENLIKYNDQNSTKTVTLLNNDNLSPLFMAVVEATQEALYNSLLKATTTIGKNGRIVEAVPIEKIVDICKKYSVLNLGKTLSKNNQ; from the coding sequence ATGAAGTCAAAACCGGCTATCTACCAATTTTACTTAATTTCCATTCTTGGGCTCACTATATTATTATCGGCGAGCATTTCAGTTTCTAAAAACGACGAACGCCCAAGGGCTCGTGAAATTGGGATCGAAGTCGGCGTTTTGAAACCTGGCAAGTGGAATGCGATTACTGATGTTCCGGGCGTAAAAGTTGGTCACACCACAGTCATCAGGGGGGACTGTGTTCGCACAGGAGTCACTGCAATTCTTCCTCACCCGGAAAATTTATTTCAAAGAAAAGTACCGGCAGCCATTTTTGTCGGAAATGGATTTGGCAAATTGCTGGGCTCGACCCAAATCGAAGAGCTTGGTAATATTGAAACGCCGATTCTATTAACTAACACTTTAAATGTACCCAGAGTCGCAGATGCACTCATAGACTACATGCTTGGGCTACCCGGGAATGAAGATGTTCGCTCCGTTAATCCGGTCGTTGGCGAAACAAACGATGGCTGGCTCAATGATATTCGCGGCAGGCATGTTTCCAAAAATGATGTTTTTCGTGCGATTCGAACCGCAAAATCCGGAGCAGTTGAAGAAGGGTGTGTTGGCGCCGGGACCGGGACTATCTGTCTTGGTTTTAAAGGAGGCATTGGTACTTCCTCCAGAATTTTGCCAAAATCAATGGGCGGGTTTACCATCGGCGTTCTGGTGCAAAGCAATTATGGCGGTATTTTTGAAATTAATGGTGCGCCGGTTGGTAGAGAGCTTGAAAACTATTTTTATAAAGATAAAATAAAATACGAGGATGGAGATGGTTCCTGCATGATTGTGGTCGCCACCGATGCCCCTCTGTCTTCCAGAAACCTGAAGCGATTGGCCAAACGAGCCTATCTTGCGCTGGCAAAAACCGGCGCGTTTTCCTCAAATGGCAGCGGAGATTATGTTATTGCCTTTTCAAATAATTCGGAGAATTTGATTAAATACAACGACCAAAATTCTACAAAGACCGTTACTCTTTTGAACAACGACAATCTCTCCCCTCTTTTTATGGCCGTGGTTGAGGCAACTCAGGAAGCCCTTTACAATTCTTTGTTGAAAGCAACGACAACCATAGGAAAAAATGGTCGAATAGTTGAGGCTGTGCCAATCGAAAAAATTGTGGACATTTGCAAGAAATACAGCGTATTAAACTTAGGTAAGACATTATCTAAAAATAACCAATAA
- a CDS encoding DUF2905 domain-containing protein, with protein MNPFGKIFIILGVILLTLGLLFTFFKQIPFLGKLPGDILVQKKNFTFYFPIATSGLLSIILSLVLFFLNKK; from the coding sequence ATAAACCCTTTTGGAAAAATCTTTATTATACTTGGAGTCATATTATTAACTCTGGGTTTGTTATTTACCTTTTTTAAACAAATTCCCTTTTTAGGAAAACTGCCGGGAGACATTCTGGTCCAGAAAAAGAATTTCACCTTTTATTTTCCAATCGCAACTTCTGGGCTTTTGAGTATCATTCTATCGTTAGTTTTGTTTTTTCTTAACAAAAAATAG
- a CDS encoding nodulation protein NfeD — protein sequence MVSMTGHASEEEAGERSTVHVLAVESIITPVSAEFIISAIEKAENEGVHCLIIELDTPGGLLESTRQITKRFLAADIPIVVYVSPQGSRAASAGVFITYAAHVAAMAPSTNIGAAHPVNIQGGADTSSVMNEKVTNDAVAQVKALAEKRGRNIEWAEKAVRESVSITEQEALDLNVIDFISPSVDSLLSQMDGMEVELVSREVTLKTKNARIVYHQMNLRYRILEKISNPNVAYILMMLGFYGLFFELSNPGAIFPGVVGAVCLILAFFALQVLPINYAGLLLILVAIVLFIMEVKITSFGLLTIGGIIAMLLGSLMLIEQPPDNFAPVLSISLSLIITVVALTAAFFIFAFGMAFRTHRKKITTGNEGIVGKSGMAQSKISPEGNVKVHGEIWKATSDALIKKGEKVRIVSVEGLVLKVEKAK from the coding sequence ATGGTAAGCATGACAGGCCATGCCTCCGAGGAGGAAGCCGGGGAAAGATCCACCGTTCATGTCCTAGCCGTTGAAAGCATTATCACCCCTGTTTCCGCTGAGTTCATCATAAGCGCAATCGAAAAAGCGGAAAACGAAGGCGTTCACTGTTTGATTATTGAGCTCGATACGCCGGGTGGTCTATTAGAATCAACCAGGCAAATCACCAAACGCTTTTTGGCCGCAGACATTCCCATTGTTGTCTATGTCTCTCCGCAAGGCTCAAGAGCGGCTTCTGCAGGTGTTTTCATCACTTATGCGGCTCATGTTGCTGCCATGGCGCCGAGCACAAATATTGGCGCGGCTCATCCGGTCAATATTCAAGGCGGTGCAGACACCTCCTCAGTCATGAACGAGAAAGTTACAAACGATGCCGTTGCACAAGTTAAAGCGTTGGCGGAAAAACGCGGACGCAATATTGAGTGGGCAGAAAAGGCAGTTCGTGAAAGCGTCTCGATTACGGAGCAGGAAGCGCTTGATTTAAATGTCATCGATTTCATTTCGCCTTCTGTAGATAGTTTGCTCAGCCAGATGGATGGTATGGAGGTTGAATTAGTTTCAAGAGAGGTTACCCTTAAAACTAAAAACGCCCGAATTGTTTACCATCAAATGAATTTGCGCTACAGGATTCTTGAGAAAATCTCCAATCCAAATGTTGCCTACATTTTAATGATGCTTGGCTTTTACGGGCTATTTTTTGAGCTCTCAAACCCGGGCGCTATCTTCCCAGGTGTCGTTGGCGCGGTCTGTTTGATCTTAGCCTTTTTTGCGCTGCAAGTGCTGCCAATAAATTACGCGGGTCTGCTTTTAATACTTGTCGCCATTGTTTTATTTATTATGGAAGTTAAAATAACCAGTTTCGGATTATTAACCATTGGTGGAATTATTGCTATGCTGTTAGGTTCACTTATGCTCATCGAGCAACCTCCTGATAATTTTGCCCCTGTGCTCTCTATTTCGTTAAGTTTAATCATTACTGTCGTCGCATTAACCGCAGCCTTTTTTATCTTTGCTTTCGGAATGGCGTTCAGAACACACCGTAAAAAAATCACAACGGGAAATGAAGGAATTGTCGGCAAGAGCGGCATGGCCCAAAGTAAAATCTCTCCGGAAGGCAATGTAAAAGTTCACGGTGAAATTTGGAAAGCCACCAGCGATGCTCTCATCAAAAAGGGTGAAAAAGTGCGGATTGTATCTGTAGAAGGTCTGGTTTTGAAAGTTGAGAAAGCAAAATAA
- a CDS encoding slipin family protein: MPYVGLLIVVIVMLLASAIRVLREYERGVIFRLGRLMGSKGPGLIFLIPLIDRMVKVSLRTVAMDIPPQDVITKDNVSVKVNAVLYFRVMDPSKAITEVEDYLYATSQLAQTTLRSVMGGAELDEMLAEREKINSSLQEIIDNHSEPWGIKVSLVEIKHVDLPQEMQRAIAKQAEAERERRAKIIHAEGEFQASTKLRDAAEVISAFPEALQLRFLQTLTEVAAENNSTIIFPLPLDLFKHFMQDKK, from the coding sequence ATGCCGTATGTCGGATTATTGATTGTAGTCATAGTAATGCTTTTAGCAAGCGCCATTAGAGTGCTAAGAGAGTATGAGCGAGGTGTTATTTTTCGTTTGGGCCGGCTGATGGGTTCAAAGGGACCGGGGTTGATTTTCCTTATCCCATTGATTGATCGCATGGTTAAAGTGAGTTTGCGAACCGTTGCTATGGATATCCCGCCTCAGGATGTCATTACAAAAGACAATGTTTCGGTGAAAGTAAACGCAGTTTTATATTTCAGGGTTATGGACCCATCAAAGGCGATTACGGAGGTTGAGGATTATCTTTATGCGACTTCGCAATTGGCACAGACCACCCTCAGAAGTGTTATGGGCGGCGCTGAACTGGATGAGATGCTGGCAGAAAGAGAGAAAATCAACTCAAGCTTACAGGAGATCATCGACAATCACAGCGAGCCCTGGGGCATTAAGGTGAGTTTGGTTGAAATTAAGCACGTTGATTTACCGCAAGAAATGCAGCGGGCCATCGCAAAACAAGCTGAAGCAGAGCGAGAGAGACGAGCAAAAATTATTCATGCTGAAGGAGAGTTTCAAGCATCAACGAAATTGCGTGACGCCGCCGAGGTGATTAGCGCTTTTCCTGAAGCGCTGCAATTGCGGTTTTTACAAACTCTAACTGAGGTTGCTGCGGAAAACAACTCAACGATTATATTTCCGCTCCCTCTTGATTTGTTTAAGCATTTTATGCAGGATAAAAAATAA